In a single window of the Drosophila albomicans strain 15112-1751.03 chromosome 3, ASM965048v2, whole genome shotgun sequence genome:
- the LOC117568147 gene encoding general odorant-binding protein 56h: MKAALFSATLVVLMAVVVQCQNPNFQQLMKQCMDETKMTEAELKEFMTGGMKSTTNENLKCYTKCLMEKQGHMVNGQFNADALLNTLRNVPQMKDKMDEITSGVNACKDLKGTNDCDTAFKITMCLKEHKTMGPHPGAQ, translated from the exons atgaaGGCAGCTCTCTTCTCAGCCACTTTGGTCGTCCTGATGGCCGTTGTCGTCCAG tGCCAAAATCCAAATTTCCAGCAGCTAATGAAGCAATGCATGGACGAGACAAAGATGACGGAGGCGGAGTTGAAGGAATTCATGACGGGCGGCATGAAGAGCACGACCAATGAGAACCTCAAATGCTACACCAAATGTCTGATGGAGAAGCAAGGTCACATGGTCAATGGACAGTTCAATGCGGATGCCCTGCTGAACACCCTCAGAAATGTGCCGCAAATGAAGGATAAAATGGATGAGATAACCTCCGGTGTGAATGCCTGCAAGGACTTGAAAGGCACCAACGATTGTgataccgcattcaaaataacCATGTGTCTTAAGGAGCACAAGACGATGGGACCTCATCCAGGTGCTCAATAA